A window from Magnetospirillum sp. WYHS-4 encodes these proteins:
- a CDS encoding dihydroneopterin aldolase has translation MTATPIRVVEPLRIADARQAVRHVFVRDLVLSCSIGVHVHEKGNHQRVRINLDLAVGEGDRPLGDDIGNVVCYEAIVKGVRAITQRGHINLVETLAEEIAAMCLEDRRVRSVRVRVEKLDVLPDATSVGVEIERSSPLV, from the coding sequence ATGACCGCGACGCCGATCCGAGTGGTCGAGCCCCTGCGTATCGCCGACGCCCGCCAGGCGGTGCGTCACGTCTTCGTGCGCGATCTGGTTCTGTCCTGTTCCATCGGCGTCCATGTCCACGAGAAGGGCAACCACCAACGGGTCCGCATCAACCTGGACTTGGCGGTCGGCGAGGGCGACCGGCCGCTCGGAGACGACATCGGCAACGTGGTCTGCTACGAAGCGATCGTGAAGGGTGTGCGCGCCATCACGCAGCGCGGCCACATCAATCTGGTAGAAACCCTGGCCGAGGAGATCGCGGCCATGTGCCTGGAGGACCGCCGGGTCCGCTCGGTACGGGTGCGGGTGGAGAAGCTCGACGTCCTGCCCGACGCCACCAGCGTCGGAGTTGAAATCGAGCGGTCGTCACCCCTAGTGTGA